Within the Coturnix japonica isolate 7356 linkage group LGE22C19W28_E50C23, Coturnix japonica 2.1, whole genome shotgun sequence genome, the region GATGATATTTGCCGGGATTTCCTTCGGAACGTTTGTAAACGGGGCAAACGGTGCCGGTTTCGTCACCCCGATATCAGCGAAGTGACCAACCTGGGAGTGAGGAAGAACGAATTCATCTTCTGTCACGATTTCCAGAACAAAGAATGCGTGAGACTCAACTGCCGCTTCATCCACGGCACCAAAGAGGACGAGGATTGTTATAAGAAAACAGGGGAGCTGCCCCCTCGTCTGCGCCAGAAGGTGGCGGCAGGACTCGGCCTTTCACCCGCCGACCTGCCCAACAGCAAAGAGGAGGTGCCCATTTGTAGGGACTTCTTAAAGGGTGATTGCCAACGAGGAGCCAAGTGTAAGTTCCAGCACCTTCAGAGGGACTATGAGTACGAGGCACGGGGTATGGCCACCCGTGAGCCGGGTATGGTGGCTGCCGTGCGTCGTTACGACCCTTATGATGCCATATATGATGGGGATCGTTACGACGACCACGAGCCCCTGTTGAAGAGGCGGAGGGTGGACGGGTTGTCCTTTGAGACCTACGAATACAGCTTCGCCAACCCACGGACAGTGGAGTATcggctgctggaggaggagaacaTCATGCTGAGAAAGCGAGTGGAGGATCTCAAGAAGCAGGTGAACAACCTGATGGCGACCAACGAGGTGTTATTGGAGCAGAACGCCCAATTCCGGAACCAGGCCAAGGTGATGACGTTGAGCTCCACGGCCACGGCCACCGAGCAGACTCTGGCCCCCACCGTGGGCACCGTCACCAATTACAACCACAGCATCGCTCAGACCCACACCACGCTCAGCAGCCAGGCCTTGCAGCCCCGGCCCGTCTCCCAACAGGATTTAGTAGCACCTGCTGGTGCTCAGGCTGCACCCCCAGCCAACGCCGCTCCCCCAATGAACCCCGAAATCACCCCTCTCTCAGCAGCCCTGGCACAGACCATTGCTCAGGGCATGGCTCCCCCCGTCTCTATGGCCCCGGTGGCCGTTTCGGTGGCTCCGGTGGCCGTGTCCATGGCGCAGCCGTTGGGAGGCATCACCATGAGCCACGCCACCACCCCCATGGTGACGTACCCCATCGCCTCGCAGAGCATGAGGATAACGGCCATGCCCCACTGACGGCCCCAAaacccctttcctccccccctcccaccctgTGCCCACACTTTGGCCTCTGACTTTGGgggctgagagaactgaggaaCCCTCGGGACCCTTTGTATCCACATTGAGGATGGAGGATGCGTCTCCTCCTGACCTTCAGCCTCGTGGAGGTGGATTCAGGGATGAGGGATgaatggtggggggggggtacCCGCTGCCCCCACCCTCTTTATAGCCCCTGAAATgggacagagggacagagggaTGACCCTGGGACAGAAGGACAAGCTGCGGGGATCCTTCCTGCCTCTTATTATGGGGGCTGTACCCGgtggagatgggggggggggcatcaCCAGGACCCTCATcgcagcccccccccctccccaagccGAGTTCCGTGTAACGTTTTCAGCCATTAAACACAGTGACTCCAGGCGGCGTCCCAACACGGCGGGCTCAACGGAGCCGGGGCGGGCCTGATAGGGTGGGAGGGGCCgtgatgtggggggggggttcgTTGCGGTGAGGTTTGGGTTTTGGAAGTTTGGTTTGGTGTGGGTTTGGGTGGTGGGAGTGCGGGAATAGAGGGTTGGAGCATCGGTGACCGCGCCAAAAAGAGGCCAAAGCGCGGTGGGCGCTGTTGGCCAacccccttttctccccctaGCCAATTCGGGAAGCTCGACGGTGGGCGTGACTTCTTGACTGGCGGGCGACTCGCCACCACCCAG harbors:
- the ZC3H10 gene encoding LOW QUALITY PROTEIN: zinc finger CCCH domain-containing protein 10 (The sequence of the model RefSeq protein was modified relative to this genomic sequence to represent the inferred CDS: inserted 1 base in 1 codon), whose protein sequence is MTSQTRKXTHPTSTHRGNPQFLPGCPGSSIEHFLPGAERRPEGTAHCWHWRTREEAASGPPPVVKMPDRDGYSNSGGDETGGDADDICRDFLRNVCKRGKRCRFRHPDISEVTNLGVRKNEFIFCHDFQNKECVRLNCRFIHGTKEDEDCYKKTGELPPRLRQKVAAGLGLSPADLPNSKEEVPICRDFLKGDCQRGAKCKFQHLQRDYEYEARGMATREPGMVAAVRRYDPYDAIYDGDRYDDHEPLLKRRRVDGLSFETYEYSFANPRTVEYRLLEEENIMLRKRVEDLKKQVNNLMATNEVLLEQNAQFRNQAKVMTLSSTATATEQTLAPTVGTVTNYNHSIAQTHTTLSSQALQPRPVSQQDLVAPAGAQAAPPANAAPPMNPEITPLSAALAQTIAQGMAPPVSMAPVAVSVAPVAVSMAQPLGGITMSHATTPMVTYPIASQSMRITAMPH